In Herbinix luporum, a single window of DNA contains:
- the pgeF gene encoding peptidoglycan editing factor PgeF encodes MTFKDSNKARLNRGAAAPYIEFPPLSDIPFIVHGFSTRLGGVSTGIFSSMNLGADSSPYKDNPDNIKENYIRIAESIGVEADSLVISDQVHKTNIRLVDEKDRGKGFMISKDYKEIDGLITNTPNITLVTKYADCVPLYFVDPKNKAIGLSHSGWKGTVGRIGQKTVDEMGKAFGSKATDIIALIGPSICMDCYEVGEDVASQFENAFSIKGDNISILTKNHRGRYQLNLWEANKRVLLEAGLFEENIHISGVCTSCNSELLFSHRKSKGLRGSLAAFLAIKD; translated from the coding sequence ATGACATTTAAAGATAGTAATAAGGCAAGGCTTAACCGGGGGGCTGCGGCTCCTTATATTGAATTTCCCCCCTTATCTGATATACCTTTTATCGTTCATGGTTTTTCTACCAGACTTGGTGGTGTCAGTACAGGTATATTTTCTTCTATGAATTTGGGAGCGGATTCCTCCCCTTATAAGGATAATCCCGACAATATAAAGGAGAATTATATTCGAATTGCTGAAAGTATCGGAGTAGAAGCCGATTCCCTAGTTATATCTGATCAGGTTCATAAAACCAATATTCGTTTAGTAGATGAAAAAGACAGGGGTAAAGGCTTTATGATCTCAAAAGATTATAAGGAGATAGACGGACTGATTACAAATACCCCTAATATTACCCTTGTAACAAAATATGCTGACTGTGTCCCCTTATACTTTGTAGATCCAAAAAATAAAGCTATTGGCCTATCACATTCCGGTTGGAAGGGAACCGTAGGCCGTATCGGACAAAAAACCGTTGATGAAATGGGTAAGGCATTTGGCAGTAAAGCCACAGATATAATTGCCCTTATAGGACCTTCTATCTGTATGGATTGCTATGAAGTGGGAGAGGATGTAGCTAGTCAATTTGAGAATGCATTTTCCATAAAAGGGGATAATATATCTATACTGACTAAAAACCATAGAGGACGTTATCAGCTTAATCTATGGGAGGCAAATAAAAGAGTTCTGTTAGAAGCCGGACTTTTTGAGGAGAATATCCATATCAGCGGTGTATGTACCTCCTGTAATAGCGAGCTTTTATTCTCCCATAGAAAAAGTAAGGGCCTAAGAGGAAGTCTGGCGGCATTTTTGGCTATAAAAGACTAG
- a CDS encoding DUF512 domain-containing protein yields the protein MKNKAHIIKEIEEGSIAHELGLAPGDELISINDSKIKDVLDYYYLIKDEFLNLLVKKPDGEEWEFEIEKDFDDDLGIVFEEGLMDTYRSCTNKCIFCFIDQMPPGMRDTLYFKDDDARLSFLQGNYITLTNLSDEEVDRIIFYKLSPINISIHTTNEELRCKMLNNRFAGSSLSKIKRLKEAGITMNGQIVLCKGWNDKEELEKTIHDLSAFLPEMQSVSVVPVGITKFRDKLTPLEPFSKEDSIEVLETIHRWQNIFLTHYQTRFIYAGDEWYINAGLPIPDEEAYEGYPQLENGVGMLRSFTDEFKEYLKELPGDNREKEISIATGVLAGPYISGMASDLKDKYPNIKINLYTIENDFFGKNITVAGLLTGGDIIKQLKGKNLGKSLLLPEVLLRRGEEVLLDDITVKDIEKTLQTKISIVQSDGKAFIDTILNV from the coding sequence ATGAAGAATAAAGCACACATTATTAAAGAGATTGAAGAAGGAAGTATTGCCCATGAGCTGGGATTAGCTCCCGGTGATGAATTAATATCAATTAATGATAGTAAGATAAAAGATGTTTTGGATTACTATTATCTTATTAAAGACGAATTTTTAAATCTTCTTGTCAAAAAACCCGATGGAGAAGAATGGGAATTTGAGATTGAGAAGGATTTTGATGATGATCTAGGAATAGTTTTTGAAGAAGGGCTTATGGATACTTACAGATCCTGCACAAATAAGTGTATCTTTTGCTTTATAGATCAAATGCCCCCCGGTATGAGAGATACCTTATATTTTAAGGATGATGATGCCAGATTGTCCTTTTTACAAGGCAATTACATCACATTAACCAATCTAAGTGATGAAGAAGTTGACAGAATAATATTTTATAAATTATCACCGATTAATATTTCCATTCATACAACCAATGAAGAATTAAGATGTAAGATGTTAAATAATCGTTTTGCAGGAAGTTCTCTTTCAAAGATAAAGCGGCTAAAAGAAGCCGGTATTACTATGAATGGACAGATTGTACTTTGCAAAGGCTGGAATGATAAAGAAGAACTTGAAAAGACTATCCATGATCTTTCTGCCTTCCTTCCTGAAATGCAAAGTGTATCTGTTGTTCCGGTGGGAATCACAAAATTTAGAGATAAGCTGACACCCCTTGAGCCCTTTTCTAAAGAGGACTCTATAGAGGTCCTTGAAACAATTCATCGCTGGCAGAATATCTTTCTTACCCATTATCAAACAAGATTCATTTATGCCGGAGATGAATGGTATATCAATGCAGGCCTTCCTATTCCTGATGAGGAGGCTTATGAAGGGTATCCTCAGTTAGAAAACGGGGTAGGTATGTTAAGATCTTTTACAGATGAGTTTAAAGAATATCTTAAAGAACTACCCGGTGATAATAGAGAAAAGGAAATATCCATAGCAACGGGAGTATTAGCCGGCCCATATATATCAGGGATGGCGTCTGATCTTAAGGATAAATATCCAAATATCAAAATAAACCTATATACAATAGAGAATGATTTCTTTGGAAAAAACATAACCGTTGCAGGTCTTTTAACCGGCGGTGATATTATAAAACAGTTAAAAGGTAAAAACCTAGGTAAAAGCTTGCTTTTACCGGAGGTTCTTCTTCGTAGGGGGGAAGAGGTCTTATTAGATGATATTACCGTCAAGGATATTGAAAAAACTTTACAAACCAAAATCTCTATTGTACAATCAGATGGAAAAGCATTTATTGATACTATATTGAATGTTTAA
- the der gene encoding ribosome biogenesis GTPase Der, translated as MSKPIVAIIGRPNVGKSTLFNALAGERISIVKDTPGITRDRIYADVTWLDTQFTLIDTGGIEPDTKNEMFAHMREQAEIAIDTADVIIFLVDVRQGLVDADSKVADMLRRSNKPIVLVVNKVDNFEKFMPDVYEFYNLGIGDPHPISASSKLGFGDMLDEVTKHFKNISNWDEEDERPRIAIIGKPNVGKSSIVNKLLGENRVIVSDIAGTTRDAIDTPIRRNKKEYILIDTAGLRRKSKIKEDIEHYSIVRTVAAVERADIAILVIDATEGVTEQDAKIAGIAHDRGKGIIIAVNKWDLIEKDSNTVNKFSANIKNVLSFIPYAEILFISAETGQRLNKLFDLIEVVIQNQNLRISTGVLNEIMAEATALQQPPSDKGKQLRLYYITQVAVKPPTFVIFVNDKKLMHFSYTRYIENKIREAFGFAGTSLKFFIRERKENS; from the coding sequence ATGAGTAAACCAATAGTAGCCATAATCGGAAGACCCAATGTAGGTAAATCCACCTTATTTAATGCCCTGGCAGGAGAGCGTATATCCATAGTTAAGGATACACCGGGAATTACCAGAGATCGGATTTACGCCGATGTTACATGGTTAGATACACAATTTACACTTATAGATACCGGTGGAATTGAACCGGATACGAAGAATGAAATGTTTGCCCATATGCGGGAGCAGGCAGAAATTGCTATAGATACGGCTGATGTTATTATATTTTTAGTTGATGTACGGCAAGGTCTTGTTGATGCGGATTCTAAAGTGGCAGATATGCTAAGAAGAAGCAACAAGCCTATCGTGTTAGTAGTAAACAAAGTAGATAATTTTGAAAAGTTTATGCCTGATGTTTATGAATTCTATAACCTGGGTATAGGTGATCCTCATCCTATTTCCGCTTCCTCAAAGCTGGGCTTTGGAGATATGTTGGATGAAGTAACAAAACATTTTAAAAACATATCAAATTGGGATGAAGAAGACGAAAGACCCAGAATTGCCATAATAGGTAAACCCAATGTAGGCAAATCTTCCATAGTTAATAAGTTGTTGGGAGAGAACCGTGTTATTGTATCAGATATTGCTGGAACTACCAGAGATGCCATTGATACACCAATAAGACGAAATAAAAAAGAATATATTTTAATAGATACTGCCGGGCTTAGACGAAAAAGTAAAATCAAAGAAGATATTGAGCATTACAGTATAGTCCGTACTGTAGCGGCCGTAGAAAGAGCCGATATAGCAATCCTTGTTATAGATGCCACCGAGGGTGTAACAGAACAGGATGCTAAAATAGCAGGAATTGCCCATGATCGGGGCAAAGGTATTATTATTGCTGTTAACAAATGGGACCTTATTGAAAAAGACAGTAATACAGTTAATAAATTTAGTGCAAATATAAAAAACGTATTATCCTTTATTCCTTATGCTGAAATACTGTTTATTTCTGCAGAGACAGGACAAAGGCTTAATAAACTATTTGATCTTATAGAGGTAGTTATTCAAAATCAAAATCTTCGAATTTCTACCGGTGTACTAAATGAGATCATGGCTGAAGCCACAGCCCTACAGCAGCCCCCTTCTGATAAGGGTAAGCAGCTTAGATTGTATTATATAACTCAAGTAGCTGTTAAACCTCCTACATTTGTTATATTTGTTAATGATAAAAAATTAATGCATTTTTCATATACCAGATATATTGAGAATAAAATCCGGGAGGCCTTCGGATTTGCCGGGACTTCCTTAAAGTTCTTTATAAGGGAGCGAAAGGAGAACTCTTAA
- the plsY gene encoding glycerol-3-phosphate 1-O-acyltransferase PlsY produces the protein MFTKIIFCIFFGYLFGCFSTGFFIGKLNKVDIRQYGSKSSGTTNALRTLGAKAGLLTLLGDMLKAVIAILFVKYVFFAQFEYINLLVLYTGLGVVLGHNYPVWLKFKGGKGIAATAGAMASFDPWIIPFGLPIFVITVAVTRYVSVGSLLVALLFPIWIKVRYPNELHMLIVASAYTILAIIKHRSNIKRLLRGTENKLGQRIKIDNKG, from the coding sequence ATGTTTACAAAAATTATTTTTTGTATATTTTTCGGATATTTATTTGGATGTTTTTCTACTGGATTTTTTATCGGCAAGTTAAATAAAGTTGACATCCGCCAGTACGGAAGCAAAAGTTCAGGAACAACAAATGCCTTAAGGACCTTGGGTGCCAAGGCAGGTTTATTAACCCTTCTAGGGGATATGCTAAAAGCCGTAATAGCTATCTTATTTGTTAAATATGTTTTCTTTGCTCAATTTGAATATATTAATTTACTTGTTTTATATACAGGACTTGGTGTAGTATTAGGACATAATTATCCTGTATGGTTAAAATTTAAGGGTGGTAAGGGGATTGCAGCTACAGCAGGAGCCATGGCCTCTTTCGATCCTTGGATTATACCTTTTGGTCTGCCCATCTTTGTTATTACAGTGGCAGTTACCAGATATGTATCTGTCGGATCCTTATTAGTAGCATTATTGTTCCCCATTTGGATTAAGGTTCGTTATCCTAATGAGTTACATATGCTCATAGTAGCTTCGGCATATACTATATTGGCTATTATAAAACATCGTTCCAACATCAAACGCTTGCTTAGGGGTACAGAAAACAAATTAGGACAAAGAATAAAAATAGATAATAAAGGTTAA
- a CDS encoding NAD(P)H-dependent glycerol-3-phosphate dehydrogenase — translation MFKIGILGAGTWGTALGILLSNNGHEVTLWTKIEEEAKSLEASRDNLKNLPGAKLPENIKITLDLKEACTNKDIIVMAVASPYVRATSKEASSYIKEGQIIVNVSKGIENNTLLTLADVIREEIPQADIAVMSGPSHAEEVSRLIPTTIVVGASSKETAHFIQDVFMNEVFRVYTSPDMIGIELGAALKNVIALAAGIIDGLGFGDNTKAALMTRGIAEISRLGIKMGGCMETFSGLSGIGDLFVTCTSRHSRNRQAGYLIGKGYTLEQVHKEVSQVVEGVNTAKAALALAQKYQVEMPIVEQINLVLFEGKSAKDAAADLLVRDKRIEYKTLEWD, via the coding sequence ATGTTTAAAATTGGTATACTTGGGGCCGGAACTTGGGGAACTGCACTTGGAATTTTACTTTCAAATAATGGTCATGAGGTTACCCTTTGGACTAAAATAGAAGAGGAAGCTAAAAGTTTAGAAGCTTCTAGAGATAATCTGAAAAATCTTCCCGGGGCTAAGCTTCCCGAAAATATAAAGATTACCTTAGATTTAAAAGAGGCTTGTACTAATAAAGACATAATTGTTATGGCTGTTGCCTCCCCTTATGTCAGAGCCACTTCTAAAGAAGCCAGTTCCTATATAAAAGAAGGACAGATAATTGTTAATGTGTCAAAAGGAATAGAAAATAACACGCTTCTTACCCTTGCCGATGTTATTAGAGAGGAAATCCCTCAGGCAGATATTGCAGTTATGTCAGGACCTAGCCATGCGGAAGAAGTAAGCCGTCTAATTCCAACTACTATTGTAGTAGGAGCTTCATCCAAGGAAACAGCCCATTTTATACAGGACGTTTTCATGAATGAAGTTTTTAGGGTCTATACCAGTCCTGATATGATTGGAATTGAACTGGGTGCCGCCCTTAAAAATGTTATAGCACTGGCTGCAGGTATTATAGATGGCCTAGGCTTTGGTGACAATACTAAAGCAGCCTTAATGACCCGGGGAATAGCTGAAATTAGTCGCCTTGGTATAAAAATGGGAGGCTGCATGGAAACCTTCTCCGGCTTATCCGGAATTGGTGATTTATTTGTTACATGTACCAGCCGCCACAGCAGAAACAGGCAGGCAGGCTATCTTATAGGTAAGGGCTATACTTTAGAGCAAGTTCATAAAGAAGTAAGTCAGGTGGTTGAAGGTGTTAATACTGCTAAAGCAGCACTGGCACTGGCACAAAAATACCAAGTAGAAATGCCCATAGTAGAACAGATTAATTTGGTTTTATTTGAAGGAAAATCAGCTAAAGATGCTGCTGCCGATCTGTTAGTAAGGGACAAGCGTATTGAATATAAGACCTTGGAATGGGATTAA
- the lepB gene encoding signal peptidase I, producing the protein MKDWVKIFKEIKSWVILFVLALFFSALINSQLFAMATVKEVSMQDTLFEDQILFINRLAYKNKSPKAGDIIIFYKSREIGSFTEEFLRSVSYILPFTRPKDDNKDRLVKRVIGTSGDIIDIKDGYVYKNGERLEEPYAKGDTNATYIEFPVTVGENQLFVLGDNREHSRDSREFGLIDISHVEGKASFRLYPFNKIGKLQ; encoded by the coding sequence ATGAAAGATTGGGTAAAGATTTTTAAAGAAATCAAAAGCTGGGTTATCTTATTTGTTCTGGCATTATTTTTTTCAGCTTTAATTAACAGTCAATTATTTGCCATGGCAACGGTTAAAGAAGTTTCTATGCAAGATACTTTATTTGAAGATCAGATATTGTTTATAAACCGCCTGGCATATAAAAATAAAAGTCCTAAAGCCGGTGATATTATTATCTTTTATAAAAGCAGGGAAATTGGCTCCTTTACCGAAGAATTTTTACGCTCTGTCAGTTATATTCTTCCTTTTACAAGACCAAAAGATGATAATAAAGACAGATTGGTTAAAAGAGTAATCGGTACATCTGGGGATATTATAGATATTAAAGACGGATATGTCTATAAGAACGGAGAACGCTTAGAGGAGCCTTATGCTAAAGGTGATACAAATGCAACTTATATTGAATTTCCTGTTACTGTAGGAGAAAACCAGCTTTTTGTACTGGGAGATAACAGAGAACATAGCAGAGATAGCAGAGAGTTTGGCCTTATAGATATAAGCCATGTAGAAGGAAAAGCTTCTTTTAGACTTTATCCATTTAATAAAATCGGTAAATTACAGTAA
- the spoIVA gene encoding stage IV sporulation protein A: MLGQFDVYNDIQARTGGEIYIGVVGPVRTGKSTFIKRFMDLLVIPGIEDVHSRERAVDELPQAAAGKTIMTTEPKFIPKEAAEIALNDETKVKIRLIDCVGYMVEGASGHIENEQERMVKTPWYDYEIPFSQAAELGTKKVINDHSTIGIVVTTDGSFGEIPRNNYMIPEEKTIEELKRLGKPFIVLLNSNKPYSNDTIRIAEEIAQRYDVTVMPINCEQLNKEDIHKIMENILSVFPITEVNFYMPKWAEMLSSDHWLKSDLISAVKNMFQNITRVKDANPSNLLTDSEYVKRFKLDRVNMQDGTVDVNVELDDMYYYRILSDLIGVPISGEYQLIATLKELAEKKAEFEKVSQAVNQVKSKGYGIVSPQQDEIRIEEPEVMKHGNKYGVKIKANAPSIHMIRAEIMTEVAPIVGSEDQAKDLINYINENTKENPEGIWETNIFGKTIRQLVNDGISSKVNKLTDESQLKLQETMQKIINDSNGGIICIII; this comes from the coding sequence ATGTTAGGGCAGTTTGATGTTTATAATGATATTCAGGCTAGGACAGGCGGTGAAATATACATAGGTGTAGTAGGTCCGGTCAGAACAGGAAAATCCACTTTTATTAAAAGATTTATGGATCTTCTGGTAATACCGGGAATAGAAGATGTCCATAGCAGAGAAAGGGCAGTAGATGAACTGCCTCAGGCAGCAGCCGGAAAAACCATTATGACTACCGAACCTAAATTCATACCTAAGGAAGCCGCTGAAATAGCACTGAATGATGAAACAAAGGTAAAAATCCGTCTTATTGATTGTGTAGGCTATATGGTTGAAGGAGCCTCAGGTCATATTGAGAATGAACAAGAACGGATGGTAAAAACACCCTGGTATGATTATGAAATTCCTTTTTCCCAAGCAGCTGAGCTTGGTACCAAGAAAGTAATCAATGATCACTCAACCATCGGCATTGTAGTTACTACAGACGGAAGTTTCGGAGAAATACCAAGAAATAATTATATGATTCCTGAAGAAAAAACCATTGAGGAATTAAAACGTCTTGGTAAACCATTTATTGTATTATTAAATTCTAATAAGCCTTATTCCAATGACACTATAAGAATAGCAGAAGAAATAGCACAAAGATATGACGTAACAGTTATGCCGATTAACTGTGAACAATTGAATAAGGAAGATATCCATAAGATAATGGAAAATATTCTTTCGGTATTTCCAATTACAGAGGTTAATTTTTATATGCCAAAATGGGCAGAAATGCTATCATCTGACCACTGGTTAAAGTCAGATTTAATCAGCGCTGTAAAGAATATGTTCCAAAATATTACCAGAGTAAAAGATGCCAATCCCTCTAATTTACTTACCGACAGTGAGTATGTAAAACGATTTAAGCTAGACAGAGTAAATATGCAAGATGGGACAGTAGATGTTAATGTGGAACTTGATGACATGTATTACTACAGAATACTAAGTGATTTAATCGGTGTTCCCATTAGCGGAGAATATCAACTTATTGCCACATTAAAAGAGTTGGCTGAAAAAAAGGCTGAGTTTGAAAAAGTCTCTCAGGCTGTTAATCAGGTAAAAAGTAAGGGATATGGTATAGTTTCACCCCAGCAAGATGAAATCCGTATTGAAGAACCAGAAGTTATGAAACATGGTAATAAATATGGTGTTAAAATTAAAGCAAATGCACCTTCTATTCATATGATTAGGGCAGAAATTATGACCGAGGTAGCCCCTATAGTCGGTTCAGAAGATCAGGCAAAGGATTTGATAAATTATATTAATGAAAATACTAAGGAAAATCCTGAGGGTATATGGGAAACCAATATATTCGGAAAAACCATTCGTCAGTTGGTTAACGATGGCATTAGCAGTAAAGTTAATAAACTTACTGATGAAAGTCAGCTAAAACTTCAGGAAACAATGCAAAAGATTATTAATGACAGTAACGGTGGTATTATTTGTATAATAATTTAA
- a CDS encoding C40 family peptidase gives MDKKLIKFSLIFVTGVFISAASAMAAEIAVAGYPYDKAETAIQIDKGKKETSKETSLSTKSTSDTKKDEITSSSIESTKSSKTTKYTKTNKNSNEIPIPGFNNIGIANVDTNLLIREKPSENGKIVGKMPKDAGCDILEPDKDGWTKIKSGNATGYVKSEYLIVGQEASKKALTIANHIATANTDGLRVRTEPSSDESVEILDYVAKGEELLVLDPLVVVYGEEHKYNKWVKVSLDGDDSETGTIGYVAKDFVNLSYKLAHAYTLEELELGPGVSSLRLELVNYAKKFLGYPYKWGGNSFSADGGVDCSGFVRLVYKKYGYTNIPRVSREQATSGKTISKSDLKPGDLVFYGNNSTGYINHVAIYIGNNKVIHASNKRDGIKISNLTYRKPLKYVRYIND, from the coding sequence ATGGATAAGAAGCTAATTAAGTTTTCCTTGATTTTTGTTACGGGCGTATTTATATCTGCAGCATCTGCTATGGCAGCTGAAATTGCAGTTGCCGGTTATCCATACGATAAAGCAGAGACAGCTATACAGATCGATAAGGGCAAGAAAGAAACTTCTAAGGAAACTTCTTTATCCACTAAATCAACATCCGATACAAAAAAAGATGAAATCACTTCTTCATCTATTGAAAGCACAAAGAGTAGTAAAACTACCAAATATACTAAAACAAATAAAAATTCTAATGAAATTCCAATTCCCGGATTTAATAATATAGGTATAGCAAATGTTGACACAAATTTATTAATTCGGGAAAAGCCCAGTGAAAATGGTAAAATTGTCGGTAAGATGCCTAAAGATGCCGGTTGTGATATTCTAGAACCTGATAAAGACGGATGGACCAAGATTAAATCCGGTAATGCGACCGGTTATGTAAAAAGTGAATATCTAATTGTCGGACAGGAAGCATCCAAGAAGGCCTTAACTATTGCCAATCATATTGCAACCGCTAATACAGACGGACTTCGCGTAAGAACAGAGCCCTCTTCAGATGAATCAGTTGAAATTCTAGACTATGTGGCAAAGGGAGAAGAACTGTTAGTATTAGATCCTTTGGTTGTTGTATATGGGGAGGAACATAAGTACAACAAATGGGTTAAGGTTAGCTTAGACGGTGATGACAGTGAGACAGGTACTATCGGATATGTTGCAAAAGATTTTGTTAATCTTTCTTATAAGTTAGCCCATGCTTATACATTAGAAGAATTAGAATTAGGACCCGGAGTATCTTCATTAAGATTGGAACTTGTTAACTATGCTAAAAAATTCTTAGGCTATCCATACAAATGGGGTGGCAATAGCTTCTCAGCAGACGGTGGAGTTGACTGTTCCGGTTTTGTAAGATTAGTATATAAGAAATACGGATATACAAATATACCGAGGGTATCTAGGGAACAAGCAACCAGCGGTAAAACAATATCTAAGTCTGACTTAAAGCCAGGAGATTTAGTATTCTATGGTAATAATTCTACCGGGTATATTAATCATGTTGCTATTTATATTGGTAACAATAAGGTTATTCATGCAAGCAATAAAAGAGACGGAATTAAGATATCTAATTTGACTTATAGAAAACCTCTTAAATATGTAAGATATATTAATGATTAA
- a CDS encoding MutS-related protein, with the protein MDYLFYFAIVVLGLIIWSFINDKKYQKNLKKHLEREWASYPEEDYNADKMKSIKSFYLTEKDQYLDVDDITWNDLDMDEIYKLMNNTQSSLGEEYLYALLRKPCFSSEELEERNRLIEFFQSNKEERLQVQIKLNKVGKLRKISVFDYINKLGEQKPESNIPHYLMALGLLLSLGYVFINPGIGVGLSLFFMVFNIISYYRYKAKIDNFLLIIAFQLRLLDCIDDLAKISIPSLEPYVKLLSEDLKKFKKFRRGSYIVVARNVSGNLLEALLDYYRMIFHHDLIKYNIMLSFFKKNKDIMKRIFKTVGFIDSMIAAASFRDMVEYYSLPQLSHTKANPKLSVSEVYHPLINNPVANSITEDRCTLLTGSNASGKSTFIKSIAINAILSQTIYTSLSKEYKANYFTVYSSMALKDNILSNESYFIVEIKSLKRILDKSKGDYPILCFVDEVLRGTNTLERIAASSRILATLAKENALCFAATHDIELTYILENYYSNYHFREKVEGNQVLFDYKLYKGRAVSKNAIKLLNLLGYSKDIIIEAENAADQYMKTGEWSIISDN; encoded by the coding sequence ATGGACTACTTATTTTATTTTGCTATAGTTGTACTGGGACTTATTATATGGAGTTTTATAAATGATAAAAAATATCAAAAAAACCTTAAAAAGCACTTAGAAAGGGAATGGGCAAGTTATCCCGAAGAAGATTATAATGCAGATAAAATGAAATCCATTAAGAGCTTTTATCTGACAGAAAAAGACCAGTATTTAGATGTGGATGATATTACTTGGAATGATCTTGATATGGATGAGATATACAAACTTATGAATAATACTCAAAGTTCTTTGGGAGAAGAATATCTTTATGCCCTTCTTCGCAAACCATGCTTTTCATCAGAAGAACTAGAAGAAAGAAATCGCCTGATAGAATTTTTTCAGTCCAATAAAGAGGAAAGACTTCAAGTTCAGATAAAATTAAATAAAGTAGGAAAGCTAAGAAAGATTTCCGTATTTGATTATATCAACAAACTTGGGGAGCAAAAACCGGAAAGCAATATACCCCATTATCTTATGGCTCTTGGACTATTACTTTCTTTAGGATATGTTTTTATAAATCCGGGGATAGGAGTGGGACTTAGCTTATTTTTTATGGTTTTTAATATTATCAGCTATTATAGGTATAAGGCAAAAATTGATAATTTTCTATTAATTATTGCCTTCCAGCTTCGTCTGCTTGATTGTATAGACGACTTAGCAAAAATCTCTATTCCAAGCTTAGAACCCTATGTAAAGCTTTTGTCTGAGGATTTAAAGAAGTTTAAGAAGTTTAGGAGAGGATCTTACATTGTAGTTGCAAGGAATGTAAGCGGCAATTTACTTGAGGCTCTTTTAGATTATTATCGTATGATTTTTCATCATGACTTAATTAAGTATAATATAATGTTAAGTTTTTTTAAAAAGAATAAGGATATCATGAAGCGAATTTTTAAAACTGTAGGTTTTATTGACAGTATGATTGCCGCCGCTTCATTTCGTGATATGGTGGAATATTACTCACTTCCTCAATTATCCCATACTAAAGCTAATCCGAAACTGTCCGTAAGTGAAGTTTACCATCCACTGATTAATAATCCGGTAGCTAATTCCATTACTGAGGATCGTTGTACCTTACTTACCGGATCCAATGCTTCCGGTAAGTCCACCTTTATTAAATCCATAGCTATTAATGCTATATTGTCACAAACAATATATACATCCTTAAGCAAAGAATACAAGGCCAATTATTTTACTGTATATTCTTCCATGGCCTTAAAGGATAATATCTTAAGTAATGAAAGTTATTTTATCGTTGAAATCAAATCCTTAAAAAGAATCTTGGATAAATCCAAAGGCGACTATCCCATCCTTTGCTTTGTTGATGAAGTTTTAAGAGGTACTAATACCTTAGAAAGAATTGCTGCCTCTTCAAGAATTCTAGCCACACTTGCTAAGGAAAATGCTCTTTGCTTTGCGGCAACCCATGATATTGAGCTTACTTATATCTTGGAAAATTATTATTCCAACTATCATTTTAGGGAAAAAGTTGAAGGAAATCAGGTTTTATTTGATTATAAATTATATAAGGGACGGGCTGTATCCAAAAATGCAATTAAACTTCTAAATCTTTTAGGATACTCAAAGGACATTATTATCGAAGCAGAAAATGCAGCAGACCAATATATGAAGACTGGAGAATGGAGTATAATCTCCGATAATTAA
- the rnhA gene encoding ribonuclease HI, protein MLTKVSIYTDGSARGNPDGPGGYGTIIVFVDSKGQEHIREYSAGYKKTTNNRMELMAAIVGLEALTKPCHVTLYSDSQYLVKAFNEHWIEGWIKKGWKRGKNEPVKNVDLWKRLLKAMEPHKVDFVWVKGHSGHPQNERCDTLATEAADGTNLLDDVVYNG, encoded by the coding sequence ATGTTGACTAAAGTAAGTATATATACCGACGGCTCTGCCAGGGGTAACCCAGACGGTCCCGGCGGTTATGGTACAATTATAGTATTTGTAGATTCTAAGGGGCAGGAACATATTAGGGAATACTCTGCCGGTTATAAAAAGACTACCAATAATAGAATGGAGCTTATGGCTGCAATCGTAGGCCTAGAGGCTCTTACAAAACCCTGCCATGTAACCCTATATTCCGATTCCCAATATCTTGTCAAAGCCTTTAATGAACACTGGATTGAGGGATGGATTAAGAAGGGATGGAAGAGGGGTAAAAATGAACCTGTAAAAAATGTTGACCTATGGAAGCGGCTTCTTAAGGCTATGGAGCCCCATAAGGTGGATTTTGTCTGGGTTAAAGGCCATAGCGGTCATCCTCAAAACGAACGATGTGATACCCTGGCCACTGAGGCAGCCGACGGAACAAATCTCTTAGATGATGTGGTTTATAACGGTTAA